One genomic window of Haloarchaeobius salinus includes the following:
- a CDS encoding site-specific integrase encodes MANVTDIHNFDDQFQYQLDKLDGADIDDRDRKAIKDLIRYQDTQRGLAASTNVNNCSDLRLSAERADTPLVDMDREDVDALLFEYKHNYDMAEGTLRNYRKAFRKFFRYHDREWAEDIEIGAIPDREVDADKTLDEDEIGRLRESADHPRNKALLEMLLDTGLRISAVGTLRVQDVDLNGRAGTVTLNQEAVGRKGASGKRPLTWSKPYVANWLDVHPRSDDPDAPLFHRLTKPNGGWASEGDGDDGALTYYHLQRILKQIAEEAGVPRDKVNPHNFRKTAITQWIRQGFSEQEIKHRATWVKDSRQFETYSQVTDEEMNQQILEQYGLAEEETERNKPDIDDCPQCQTTLRGDPRFCPGCGLALSQKAAHDLDQAEDDIFEDAAEASDEDEVAMLRDLRELVEDHPEAVDAALQAVEGGADD; translated from the coding sequence ATGGCAAACGTAACCGACATCCACAACTTCGACGACCAGTTCCAGTACCAACTCGACAAGCTCGATGGGGCGGACATCGACGACCGCGACAGGAAGGCGATCAAGGACCTGATCCGCTACCAGGACACCCAGCGCGGGCTCGCGGCCAGTACCAACGTCAACAACTGTTCGGACCTCCGACTCAGCGCAGAGCGCGCGGACACGCCGCTCGTCGACATGGACAGGGAAGACGTCGACGCGCTCCTGTTCGAGTACAAGCACAACTACGACATGGCGGAGGGCACGCTCCGGAACTATCGCAAGGCCTTCCGGAAGTTCTTCCGCTACCACGACCGCGAGTGGGCCGAGGACATCGAGATCGGCGCCATCCCGGACCGTGAGGTGGACGCCGACAAGACCCTCGACGAGGACGAGATCGGCCGCCTCCGTGAGTCGGCCGACCACCCGCGCAACAAGGCCCTGCTGGAGATGCTGCTGGACACCGGGCTCCGGATCAGCGCGGTCGGGACGCTCCGCGTGCAGGACGTCGACCTGAACGGCCGGGCCGGCACGGTCACGCTCAACCAGGAGGCGGTCGGCCGGAAGGGTGCCAGCGGGAAGCGGCCGCTCACCTGGAGCAAGCCCTACGTCGCCAACTGGCTGGACGTCCACCCCCGCAGCGATGACCCGGATGCGCCGCTGTTCCACCGCCTCACGAAGCCCAATGGAGGCTGGGCCAGCGAGGGTGATGGGGACGATGGCGCGCTCACCTACTACCACCTCCAGCGCATCCTCAAGCAGATCGCCGAGGAGGCAGGCGTCCCGCGCGACAAGGTCAACCCCCATAACTTCCGGAAGACGGCGATTACCCAATGGATCCGCCAGGGCTTCTCCGAGCAGGAGATCAAGCACCGCGCGACCTGGGTCAAGGACAGCCGGCAGTTCGAGACCTACTCGCAGGTCACGGACGAGGAGATGAACCAGCAGATTCTCGAACAGTACGGGCTCGCCGAGGAGGAGACTGAGCGCAACAAGCCAGACATCGACGACTGCCCGCAGTGCCAGACCACCCTGCGTGGCGACCCACGGTTCTGCCCCGGCTGTGGGCTCGCGCTGAGCCAGAAGGCCGCCCATGACCTCGACCAAGCCGAGGACGACATCTTCGAGGACGCGGCCGAGGCCAGCGACGAGGACGAGGTGGCGATGCTCCGCGATCTCCGGGAGCTCGTCGAGGACCACCCGGAGGCCGTGGACGCAGCCCTCCAGGCTGTGGAGGGCGGGGCTGATGACTGA